A region of the Coleofasciculus sp. FACHB-T130 genome:
AATCCCTTGGGTACCGTGTATGCTGGCCCTGGCGATCGCGTCAGTAATGATATTTTGCGAGAACAGCGTCAAGCTGATTTTCCCCCTCAGTTGACAATTCCGCCGGGGGAAAGCCGGATGTTGATGAATCATCCGATTCCTGTAAAGACGCTAACGCCGCCACTGAATGGTCGCTCAACATTAATGCGGTTGCGGAGCAATGCCAAAGTCTATATGGCGAGTTTAGCGATGTATGCGCGTCAAAATCCTAACAAGAGCGAACGTACACCGACGCTGGAAGAATGGCAGACACTTCTGAATTCTGGTAATTTAGCACAGCCGCGCGATCGCGTTCCGACCTCTCCTGAAGCCAATAAGGGGCAATTGATCTACGGTCGTGTTGCTGGTGTCGCACAAGGTTCTCAGTGGAAAGCCAGACTGGTAGAAAGACCGGGTGCAGCGAATCTGAGCATTCCCCAACCTGGAAAAGCGTTTTCCTATAGCCTCAGCACCGTTCCTCGCGGCACTCTCGGCACCGAACGAGTGCAAAGTGCCCCCATGTTGGTGCGCTACCCAGATACCGCTTATTTGGCTCACGGCAATTATGGAGTGCAATACAGCCTCACCTTGCCGTTGATTAACGATACAAACGATAGTCAGACTGTAACCTTGGCGATACAGACACCAATTAAACAGGATCGCTTGCAAGGAGGACTGCGTTTTCTAGAACCACCGCCTCAGCAAGTTTTTTTCCGGGGCACCGTCCAGATCCAATACACTGATGACCGAAGCTTACCGCAAATTCGTTACGTGCATTTAGTTCAACGGCGCGGTCAGCAAGGCGAACCTTTGATAACCTTGAAGATGCTACCGGGCGATCGCCGACTGGTAAAAGTCGATTTTATTTATCCCCCAGACGCCACGCCGCCACAAGTTTTAACGGTTAGAACCTTGGAAAAGACTTTTTAAAACGTTGTAATTAAGCCTTTTATCTGCGGGATAATCCCTGACCGCGATTGATATAGGTCTGGACATTCCGCAGTGCTTGGCTCGCATAATAATCGCCCGGACGCTGCTTCAATGCCCTTTGGAAATTAATCAGCGCGGTGTGATAATCGCCTTTCTTGGAAGCCTCGTAGCCAACTCTCATGTATTTGTCATAGTTTGTTGCTGCTGGGGCACTTGCTGGCGGGGGATCTTGCCCTTTTAAATAGTCTGTAATATTCCAATAAGCGAGTGTGGCATAGCGGTCAGTTGGGCGTTCGGCAAGTGCTGACCGAAAGTAAGACAAAGCGGCTGGATAATCCTTTCTTTGTGTCGCTGCATACCCCAGTCTCATGTACTGGTCATAAGCATATTCCGCACCATAAGTCGGGGTTCCGTCGGGAGCCTTCGTCGGTGTGGGAACCACAGTCTGTGTGGGTTGAGGAACGGCAACGGTCGTTGTCTGAGCTTGGGTTCGTTGCGCGGGGACAACGAAAGCGATCGCTAGGAAAGCTGGCAATATTTTTATCCAATTTGTTAGTTTCATATTGTTTCTCTTTTTTGTTTTTCTCCTCTTTCCTACAGAGGTATATATTCATAGAATGCCACCTATTTTTTCTAGCTACCTCTGCCACAAGTCAGGGAAAAACTCGAACTAGGGACACTCCTCTCGATAGAAATTTTGCATTTGTTCGCTGCATTTATAAGCAATCCACGCAAACTTTGTTTAAGTCCCGTTCGCTCAAACATAGAGTTAACGGTTAGCGCAAACCACTCTATAGCAATCCATTTAAGTCATGAGATTCTACCAGTTCATATTCCCGCCTTCTTTGTGATGTCGGGAATCTCAGCTTTACAAATTCTTGAAGACGATTATATTTACAATCAACGAGTAATTCTTTGGAATCAAACTAACTTTTTTATAAAGACTTGATGAAGATTAAGTAAAGATACGTAAAAAAAGAGTCATTTTAAAAAAGCAGTATTTATAATGTTGGTGAAATTGCTGAAAAAGTAAAAAATAAATAGCTGCAAGCAAAAATAAGTTAACGCTTGACTAAAAGTTAAGCGTTATTCTTGCAGCCAAAAAAATTTTAAGTTTTGCAAAATTAGATAATCCTGAGCGAGAATCCTATGAATGCGGTGAGAAGCATTGGTCGGTTGCTGGTAGTTTTTCCTTTGGTAGGAGCGATTAATACTCAAGCAGTGCAGGCGCAATCCATTGTTCCAGCGGGTGACGGCACTGGTACCGATGTTGTCCTTGAGGGCGATCGCTTCGACATTAGCGGCGGACAGCAATCTGGAGCGAATCTTTTCCACAGCTTTGAGAAATTCGGACTGAACTCAAGCCAGATTGCCAACTTTCTCTCCCAACCAGGAATTGAAAACATCCTGGGGCGCGTTGTTGGTGGAGACGCCTCCATTATTAATGGACTGATTCAGGTAACAGGCGGGAATTCTAACCTCTTCTTGATGAATCCCGCAGGCATTATCTTCGGCGCAGGAGCCAGCCTCAACGTGCCTGCTTCCTTTACAGCGACAACAGCAACCGGAATTGGGATCGGCTCAAATTGGTTCAATGCAGCAGGTTCTAACAACTACGCCGCACTGACAGGAAACCCCAACGCTTTTGCTTTCGCCACCAGTCAGCCAGGAGCGATTATCAACGCTGGCAACCTCAGCTTACAGCCGGGACAAAACTTCTTAACTTTGTTGGGCGGTACCGTTATCAATACCGGGCAGCTCTCGGCACCAGGGGGTAACATTACCGTAGCTGCCATCCCTGGCGAAAGTGTCGTCCGCATCACTCAGCAAGGACTGCTGCTAGGTTTGGATATTCAACCCTTGGCAACGGCAGACACTCAACCTGAAAACTGGACATTGCCGATTCCCACATTACCCCAACTGCTGACTGGTGGAAGTGGGGGCAATGCTACCGGAGTGGCAGTTAAAAACGGACAGGTAGTATTAACTGGCTCAGGCATCCAGATAAATGGTGAAACGGGCACTACTATTGTCTCTGGTACTCTCGATGCGGCAAATAAAGCACCCGGTGCAGCTGGAGGCACTGTGGAAGTGCTGGGTAACAAAGTTGCCTTAGTTGAACAAGCTCAAATTGATGTCTCTGGAGATGGAAAGGGAGGCACTGCCTTAATTGGCGGCGACTATCAGGGTAAGGGTGAAGTACCGAACGCCACGCAGACGTATGTAGGTAAGGACGCAACGATTAAAGCTGACACCATTAACAATGGCAATGGTGGGAGAGCAATCGTTTGGGCAGATGAGAAAACCAGTTTTTCTGGGAGTATCAGCGCCCGTGGTGGCAAGAATTTCGGTAACGGTGGATTTGTCGAGGTGTCCGGGAAGAACAGCCTTACTTTTGAGGGCACGGTTGATCTGAGTGCCGTTCAAGGTAGTTTTGGCACTTTAGAAATAGATCCAAAAAACATCAAGATTGTCAATGGTACTGGAGACAATGACGGTGAATTAAATGACGGAAAAATCTTCAAGGATGATGGAAATCCTGACGCCACATTTACGATTTCTGTAGAAAAACTGGAATCTATCTCTAAGACCGTAGCGAATATTCTTTTAGAGGCGACGAATGATATTACTATCGAAGACCTAAGTGATAACAGTCTGGATCTCGCTACTAGTTCAGGCTCGACAGTCACCTTCAAGGCGAATGCTGATGGTATCGATGGTGGTTCCTTTTTTATGAATTCAGGAGATACTATTCAGACTCAAGGAGGAAATTTAAAGATTGAAGCCGTAAACATTACAACCGGAGCAATTAATACTTCATCTTTAAAAGAAAATGGTGGTTCTGTAACTTTTCTTGCGTCAGGAAACATTAAAGTTGCCGGAAACATCAATACATACGGCGATTCTGTAAGTTTGTCTGCTATAGGAAACATCACATCAGAAGACATTTCTACTGGTAATGGCGAAGAGTTTGTTCCTAGCGGATATGGTGACAGTGCTGTAGTTTTGTCTTCAACGGCAGGCAATATTGTGGTCGGTAGCATTGATGCGGGGGCTGGTGGTATTGACATTACAGCTTTTGGTATTTTCCAAGCTAAGAATTCTTTTAATCCTTCTCCATCGGGTTTAGAGATAAAAATCAAACCTGAAAACGATCCAGAATTACTGGGGTTTCTTCAAAGCAAAAATATTGAATTTGATTCAAAAAAAGGAATTACAGTAGTTACAAAAGATATTTCATCTAGTTTGCATGCTAGACCGAGTAGCGACAAAACTAATGAAGAAATTAATGCCCCGATTAGTATTCGGTATGGAGGTGCAACCACAACAATTGTATCAAAACAGTTTGATATTTATACTCCCGGAAGTTCAACACCTAGTGGCAAAGGTAGCATTTTAATCCAAGGTGGAAACGGAATTTTTATTGTTGGGTCTGAAATCAAGAAAGGCGACGAAGCCTTTAAACCAGTTGAACCAGACCTTCCTTATGATAAAACTTTTGATGCTAATTTTGATTTCCAAGAAGACTTTGCATTGCTTAAAAACGAAATTTACACGCCGCTTGATTTTGGTTCAAATAAGTTTCCCAATAATGTTAGCGGTACGGTGGGAGCTATCACCGTAGGAGCTGGAAGTAACAGTTCCTTTTATGGGTCTATTCAAAATATCCCTTTTCCTCCAAGCGTCCAAAACCCCAACCCTACTACAAATCCTAACCCTAACCCTAACCCTAACCCTAATCCGAATACGGACACTGGTATTAAACCGAATACGGGGAGTGGCAACAACACAAATATTGGTACTAATATCGTTGCCAACACAAATACTGGCACCAACACTAATACGAATACTAGCAATGGCACCAGCACGAATAGTAACAGCGATACTACTACTGATGGATCTGACAATCTCACAACAGATATACAACTCATTGCGCTGAGAAATGACGCTTCTAACTCGCGCTCATCGGATTCGAGCGATCGCGTTCTTGTCTTTGATAACAGCCTCAAAAGCAGCTTAGATGCACGTCATGCGAACCGGGTAACGCGCAACAGCGATGGAACGCTAAAATTGTCAACGACTGAAGCATCTGCTGTGTGCGCTGCACAACTGCAAGATCCGCGACGGAGAAACCTGCAACTACGAGATCCGCGTTGTTTGCAAGAACAACCCGCCGCACCAATCGCATCAGCGTCAGCTCAAAATAGCCGCAAAGTGACGGCAGATCAACTGTTACAGCAAGGCTTTGAACAGTATCAGCCGAATAAGGTTGAATCGGCTGTCCAGTCTTGGCAACAGGCATTAAGAATTTACCAGGAACTCAAAGACGTTCCGGGGGAAGTTGCAGCTAGAGGGGTTCTGGGTGCGGCTTCTCTGGTTCAGGAAAACTATCGGGATGCGATCGCCCTCTTAGAGCCATTCTTGACGATGGAAGCGGGAAATGGCAATCCTACAGCTAAAGCACAAGCACTTTCAAATCTGGGAATTGCTTACAAAGCCGTAGGCAACTATGCAAGCGCGATCGCATCTCATCAGCAAGCTTTGACCATTATGCAGGAAACCAAAGACCGTCAGGGAGAGGGTCAGGTTTCAGTCAATTTAGGAAATACTTACGAAGCTTTGGGTGAATATGACAAAGCAATTCAGTCTTATCAACAAAGTTTAACGATTGCGCGAGAAATTAAAGATCCCTCAGCGGAAGGGAGAGCCTTAGGAAATCTAGGAGCTATTTACGCTAATTTGGGCAAGTCTCAGCAAGCCGTTCAGTCTTACGAACAGAGTTTAGCGATCGCGCGACAAATTAGCGATAAGGAAGGACAAGGAAGCACCCTCGCCAATCTCGGATCTGCTTATCATGTTCAGGGCGAATTTACCAAAGCCCTCGATTATTATCAGCAGAGTTTAGCGATCGCAAAAGAAATTAGCAATCGCGAGTTACAGCACAAGGCACTCGGAAATTTAGGAATTGCTTATGAGGATTTAGGCGACTATCCCAAAGCGATTGAACATCACCAGAAGAGTTTAGAAATTGCGCGATCGCTGGGTGACAAACGAGGAGAGGGAGCGGCTCTCAATAACCTGGGGCATACGCTATTTGCTTCCGGCAAACTTCCAGAAGCCGAGAAAAAACTCCGCGATGCCGTTGAGGTTATGGAATCTCTGCGACCAGGATTAAACGATATCCAAAATGTCTCAGTTTTTGATACACAAGTTCTGACTTACAACCTATTGCAACAAATCCTGATTGCCCAGAAAAAAGAAGATTTGGCTCTGGAAATTTCCGAACGGGGACGTGCCCGTGCCTTTGTAGAATTACTGCAACAGCGATTATCCCCTGAAGCTTCGGCTCGCTCTCAACCCAATTTAAATCCTCCGACGATCGCACAAATTAAAAAAATTGCCAAAGAACAAAATGCCACGCTAGTTGAATATTCAATTGTCCCTGAAGAAGAATTCAAAGTTCAAGGTAAACTCAGAGGTCAGGCATCAGAACTCTTTATTTGGGTCGTTCAGCCTACAGGTAAAGTGGCGTTTCGCCGAGTTGACTTGAAACCGCTGCGACAGCAAGATAATTCTTTTGAAGAGTTGCTAGCTAACAGTCGTATTTTATACGGCCCTAATCTTCAAAAAGGAGAATCTGCTAGAGCGAAACTTCATCAATTGCTGATTCAGCCAATTGCTGATTTTCTGCCGAAAGACGCAAATTCCCACGTAATATTTATCCCGCAAGGTGGGCTATTTTTGTTGCCTTTCCCGGCGCTAAAAGCTCCGAATGGCAAATACTTAATCGAGCAACACACAATCCTAACCGCTCCAGCCATTGAGGTGCTAGACCTCACTCAGCAACAACAGCAACGTGTAGAAGAGTTGCATAGAACATCTCTAGATAGTAAAAACGTCCTAGTGGTGGGCAATCCGACGATGCCCAAGATGCCTACTACTAAAGGTGGACAAACGCCTCAGCCACTAGCACCGTTACCGGGTGCCGAACGGGAAGCGCTGACGATTGCTAAACTCTTGAACACTCAAGCGATTGTGGGTGACAAAGCAACCAAAGTTGAGATTATGCAACAGATGCCCCAGGCGCGGGTAATTCATCTAGCGACGCACGGCTTACTGGATGATATTCAAGAATTAGGCATTCCTGGCGCGATCGCTCTGGCTCCATCCAAGAACGATAATGGATTCCTCACTGCTGGAGAAATCTTTGACCTGAAGCTAAATGCTGAACTTGTAGTGTTGAGTGCTTGTCACACGGGACGCGGCAAAATTACTGGCGATGGTGTCATCGGTTTGTCGCGATCGCTCATTTCATCGGGAGTACCCAGCGCGATCGTATCCCTGTGGGCGGTTCCTGACGAGCCGACGACCCTTCTCATGACAGAGTTTTACCGAACTGTGCAAAAAAACCCGAATAAAGCCCAGGCATTGCGCTTCGCAATGCTAGCGACGATGAAACAACATCCAGAGCCACTCAACTGGGCAGCTTTTACCCTCATTGGGGAAGCACAGTAATCACTCGCCTTTTTACTTGCGTTAGGGATGCGCGATCGCGGCGCTCTCTTCGCAGGGATTTAGGAGATAGCTGCGTAAGCCCTGACAATATTACCGACTGACCGGTCGTAAGGGCAAGGCGAAACTTTGCATTACCTTTACGTAACTTGTGCTGTCTTCATCAACTTCATACGAAAAATTACTGAGCTGAGGACTAATCTTTGTAAAGAACCAATTAGTCTACCTCAGCCACAACTATGGGTGTTTCTAGACTTATCAAGTTTTGGCAATCGACCATACTTCTTCCTGAATTGATTTTTTCCTCAGTAATTAAGCGGCAAAAGTCTTGCTGTGAATTTACTGAAGTCCAAAAAAACCTGAAAGCCAGCTCCCGAATTGTGATTCAGCCACAAGGGGTTCTAAATCGCTGTAATGGCGCTTTCTTACAGCAATGGATTGTGAACAACGTCGTACTGAATGCTCCGGCTTTATGCGTGCTAGATATGACCCATATCAACGGGGTGGATAGTTCGGGACTATTTTCTTTAGTGGCAGGACTCAAAGCAGCCCGGAAACAGCAGTGCCATGTTGTAATTTGTAACTTGCAATCTCCAGTCAAAACACTTTTTGAAGTGGCTCAGCTTGAGGAAATGTTTGATATTGAGGAAAGTTATGAAGCTGCCCTTGAAAAACTGGCTTGACAACTTCATCAAGAGCGCCAGCAGCCGAACGATTGCAGGCTATAAGGGCACTCTAGCCTGAGCTGCGCGGCTAGAAATTTTATCTAAATTCAGCGTTAGGAAGTCAATGCTCGGCTTTCAGCCCTCCGGAAATCAAGCGACACTGATAGGATCGAGATGGATGAATATCGTCTTATCAATCTCGCCATGACTTTGGGCAATCTACGCGACCTTTATCAACAGGTCATTTTAGAACACTACAAGAAGCCACGGCACAAGGGTCAAACCAATCCTGTGCATCGGTCTCAGAGAGGGCACAATCCTTCTTGTGGCGATACCATTGAGCTGACATTGCAGATGAATGCAGCAGGCGACGTCATAGAAGATGTGAAATTTGAAGGAGAAGGCTGCGCGATCGCAATGGCTTCTGCTGACTTGATGGCGGATGCTTTGCGGGGAAAGAAAGTAGATGTAGCCTTGGAAATGGTAGAACGCTTCCAAAACATGATGAAAGGGGAAGCCGAGTTCCCCAAAGAACAACGCAAGCTGAACGTGATGCAAGGCGTTTCTCAGTTTCCAGTTCGGATCAAATGTGCTAACCTCACCTGGCATACTTTAAAAGCTGCCTTAGAATCACCCAATGGCAATCAGCCAAATGGGTTCGTCAGTAATGAAAAGGAAGACGCTTAAGTTGCCATGTTAACGACTACTTTTTTTCTAGAACTAGCCAAATGGTCGGCGGTTCTTACCATCGCCAGTGCAGTTGTAACCGTGCTGGGGTTTATTTTCCAATGGGGTATTCGGTTTAGGCTGGTGGGTAGCACTGGATTTATGGGTGTGCTAACAGCCGGTTTATTTTCTTTGAGTTTGGTACCGCTTACCCATACAGCAGTTCCAGGTTCGGTTCGCTATAAGTTGGTTTATGACACCGGCGGGGCGCAAACGGTGATTTCCGTACCGCCGACGATTTCCAACGCCCAATTAGATGCAACGATGCGTCAAGCTGCTAGCGATTTGTACTCTTATGGTCGTTTAGGTCGGGCAAAAGACAATTTACTGACCATTCGGGTACGTACCGTTATTCATCCCTCCCCTGGCGCTTCTAAACCGCTTTACTTGGGTGAGGTGAAGCGATCGCTAGCCATCCGGGATGATGAACAGCTTAACATCCAAGTCTTCCCAGAAAACCTGGCACAATTGCCAAAGTCTACCGCGTAATTACGGATCTTTCTCTATTTTCTCTAGATTGGGTCTTTCAGAGTCAAAGCGAGGCGGAGCCTAGAAACGAGTGCCTAGAAACGAGTATTAAATAGGCTGCTGCCTCCCTCAATTACTAAAGTAAAGTTATTAGAGAAATTTGTTATAAATTCTTTCATAAGCAGTATTGAGCAATTCCCTTCTTTAAACTAAAATGGTTGATTCTATGGCCAATCAATCCTTACCAGAGTTGTCTACTCAAACCGCTCCTTCGTTATTTTCGCTGATGGTGGCTCCCGGTCGGGTGCTGCGCGGTCAGAGGGCGCTGGAACAAGCGGGAGACGCGATCGCGACTTTTGGGCGGCGTCCCTTGGTTGTTGGGGGCGATCGCACGCTGTCCGTCACGCTACCCCGATTGCAGCTTGCCCTAAAACAGCAAAAAACAGACATTGCCCAGGCATCTTACAGCCCAGATTGCAGTACGCGATCGCTTGAATCTCTGCGGAAAGCTGTCACCGACCATCAAGCCGACGTAATTATAGGCATCGGCGGTGGCAAAGCATTAGACACCGCAAAACTCCTGGCTCATCAATGCCAGTTGCCAGTCGTCACAATTCCCACCTCAGGGGCGACCTGCGCTGCTTGGACAGCCCTTTCTAACGTCTATTCCGACGAAGGGGCATTTCTCTATGATGTCAGCCTCGATCGGTGCCCGGATTTGCTAGTGCTGGATTACGAGTTAATCCAGACTGCACCGCAACGCACCTTAATTGCTGGGATTGGCGACGCCTTGGCAAAGTGGTACGAAGCTTCTGTCAGCAGCGGTCACTCCGACCAAACTTTGATGATCGCCGCCGTGCAACAAGCGCGAGTGCTACGGGATATTCTCTTCCAAAAAGCCGCAGCAGCGCTGAAAGAACCGGGCAGTGAAGTTTGGCGAGAAGTCGTAGATGCCTCAGTTTTACTTGCCGGGGTCATTGGTGGTTTAGGTGGTGCCCAGTGCCGTACCGTCGCCGCCCACGCCGTCCATAATGGTTTGACCCATATCCCCGCCGCCCACGGTGCCATACATGGTGAGAAAGTCGCCTATGGCATTCTCGTCCAGTTACGGTTAGAAGAAATGCTGCAAAGCAACCAACTCGCAGCAACCGCAAGGCAACAGTTATTGAAGTTTTACGCCGAAATTGGACTGCCTCAAACTTTGGATGATTTGGGTTTGGGAAATATTACACTGGGAGAATTTCGGCAAGCCGCTGAAATTGCCTGTGCCCCTAACTCGGATATCCACCGGCTACCCTTCCGGGTGGTGCCCGAACAGCTGATGGCGGCAATGGTGTCGACAACCGCACCCGTTGAGGTAGGGCGTCCAAATCTGGGGCTGACCTCAGCGGCGAATCATAATGATGTTTGAATTTCAAAAATTGCAGGTTTAAACGCATTGAAGGTTGAAGAATCTCAAAAGTTGAAAGTTTTAATCAACCTGCTAATCTCCAACCTGCAATCCTGCCTGCCAACCTGCTTTCCTTGCCAACTTTCCTGCCTTAACCAATGACGTTAGATTGGATTAGCCCAGCGGAACGCCTGCAATCACTGCCCCCTTATGTATTTGCCCGTCTGGATGAACTGAAAGCCAGGGCACGCGAACAAGGGCTGGATTTAATTGACTTGGGAATGGGGAATCCAGATGGCCCAGCGCCTCAGCCAGTGATAGACGCTGCGATCGCAGCGTTGCAAAATCCGACAAATCACGGCTATCCCCCCTTTGAAGGGACTCTCAGCTTCCGCCGTGCCATCACTAACTGGTACGGGCGTCGCTATAATGTTGACCTCGATCCAGATAGCGAAGCCTTGCCGCTACTCGGTTCCAAGGAAGGGCTGACTCACCTCGCCTTTGCATACATCAACCCAGGCGATGTGATTCTGGTACCGAGTCCCTCTTATCCGCCCCATTTTCGCGGGCCAGCGATCGCTGGGGGCAAAATTCACCCAATAATTTTGAAAGCTGAAAATGACTGGTTGATCGATCTCGGTGACATTCCCGATGATGTCGCCCAACAAGCCAAGATTCTCTATTTCAACTATCCCAGCAATCCTACTGGCGCAACCGCACCCCGCGAGTTCTTCAAAGATATCGTTGCTTTTGCCAAGAAGCACGAAATCTTACTGGTGCATGATTTGTGCTACGCAGAATTAGCTTTTGATAGTTATCAACCAACCAGCTTGTTAGAAATTCCAGGGGCGAAGGAAATCGGCGTCGAGTTTCATACTCTGTCTAAAACTTACAACATGGCAGGCTGGCGCGTTGGCTTTGTGGTAGGCAACCAACACATTATTCAAGGGTTGCGGACACTCAAGACCAATCTGGATTATGGCATCTTTGCCGCCTTGCAATCTGCCGCCGAAACCGCCTTACAACTTCCAGATGTTTATGTAAATCAGGTTTGCGATCGCTATCGCCGTCGCCGCGATTTTCTGATTGAGGGATTTGCTGAGTTGGGTTGGACGGTTCCCAAACCAAAAGCCACCATGTACCTGTGGGTTCCTTGTCCGGTAGGAATGACCTCAACAGATTTTGCCCTCTCTGTCTTACAGCAGACGGGCGTGGTCGTGACTCCAGGAAATGCCTTTGGAGCGGGTGGTGAGGGGTATGTGCGGGTTAGTTTGATTGCGGAATGCGATCGCTTAGCTGAAGCTTTGCGGCGTTTCAAAGAAGCCAATATCCGCTATTCATCCGAAAATGAGGGCGCGTTTATCAAACAGGGATAAAACATTCAAGCTTCAATTCTTGGATTTTATCTTTAATTTGGAAATGTCCCTACTTCAAAGTAAACGCTTTGGTTTCTGTTACCCTACCACCACCTACCTTGTCATAAACCGTTAGCTGAATTTGGTAAGTGCCAGGTTGAATTTTAGGAGTTGTATTAACAGTGCCATTGGGAGAGGCTGCCACATCATCTTTTAAAGCTGTATGTCCTTTTTCTCCAATTAGGCTCTTTTTTACCAAGATGACTTCACCCTTGGCATTTTTAACTTCCATATCCATATCTAGCCAGTTTTTCCCATCCTGACCTTTCTTAAATTTGCCAACATTAAGCAAGACTAGCTGAACATCTTCCCCTCTTTTATAAACTCCATCATTGACCAGCACAACTTTTTTATCGGGAGTTTTTCTGACAAGGAAAGATTTTTCAAAAGTCAGTCGAGAAGAAGTCGGTGTAGAGGTAGTTGAAGTCTGAGATGTAGTAGATTTTGGAGAAGGAGAAGCCTGAGATGTAGCGGATTTTTCGCCTCTACCACAACCACTGACCAGCGCCATTGAAAACACGACAAGACCTGTTAACAATACATTATTTAATGTTTTTTTCATAATGTTCTCCCTGTTTATTTTTTTTAAACCTAGTTATTTGATAAACGATGAGTTGAGGTAGTTAACACAGTTGAGCTAACTACAACCATAAATTATCATAATTTATTCAAATTTATCTTTTGGGCGTAGTGGCTTTAGCAACTAGCGACGCGAACAATTGCTTTCAGACGGCACTTTGGTAATTCTCTATTGAATGCACTCCGGTTTAACCGCACCTTGTGAACCCAGAGGGCCAGGGATTAAAGATTCTCCCTTCTCCGTCCACGGAGAAGGGCTAGGGGTGAGGTTCCATCTGATGGTGTTCATCTCTACATCGTTCGCTACACTTGAAACGATTCGTTTTACTGCAAATTAAGCGTAGACTTATAGGCAAAAGGCGGTCTGTGACCTGCACAGACCGCCTTCTATTGTCAATCAATCTAAAGTATTGCTACTTAAAGGCGTTTAATTGCCGCCAGACTGGACAGCGGCGCGAGTTACGGGATTTGAATTGTCTTCGTTTATCATTTCAGGAGTCCGCTCCCACTCGCCATTTTCACCTTGACGGTATTCGCTTTTGATGGTATTCCACGCAACTTTGCGGGCAGATTCTTCGTCCATCCCGTCTTCTTGGGCACTCTTAAATGCAGCCTGGAAAATCTGCTGAGCTGCCTCAGGCAGTGCTTGTACTTCTGAAGGTAAGTTATTAACTTGTTGATCTGGTTGCTCGGTCATAAACTACTCCTATTATTTTTGCCTGGGATCATCTTAGAAAGCCAGATGTACGAATTCCTCTTCCCAGGATGTAGTTATGGCTGCTCGATATACCTATCTGAGGTATTATCTTATGTAAAGTAATTTTGTATTTACATATACAAAGCTTTGCCCCAAATCATCTGCTTGCAAATACAGTGGTTTAGCTCTCCGACTTGTTAGAGAACTCAGTGGACTCGGATTCACGAATCATTGAGGATTGCTATAGATGAGATGGAGCCGCTACCTAGTTC
Encoded here:
- a CDS encoding STAS domain-containing protein, whose product is MIQPQGVLNRCNGAFLQQWIVNNVVLNAPALCVLDMTHINGVDSSGLFSLVAGLKAARKQQCHVVICNLQSPVKTLFEVAQLEEMFDIEESYEAALEKLA
- a CDS encoding DUF3370 domain-containing protein — encoded protein: MLTFLPLFLLAQTNPIPTPAPPPPLEVVQPQEVRALPGKLDDVPVFNSNSPELVQTEGILLSTFPPSKKSTSAAHLNFPFQGRFDVFAHHIAKPPTPEDLRTLYLGIIVHNPGKQPVTVDILQAASYLSQPDAPFVPMPSVIENPLGTVYAGPGDRVSNDILREQRQADFPPQLTIPPGESRMLMNHPIPVKTLTPPLNGRSTLMRLRSNAKVYMASLAMYARQNPNKSERTPTLEEWQTLLNSGNLAQPRDRVPTSPEANKGQLIYGRVAGVAQGSQWKARLVERPGAANLSIPQPGKAFSYSLSTVPRGTLGTERVQSAPMLVRYPDTAYLAHGNYGVQYSLTLPLINDTNDSQTVTLAIQTPIKQDRLQGGLRFLEPPPQQVFFRGTVQIQYTDDRSLPQIRYVHLVQRRGQQGEPLITLKMLPGDRRLVKVDFIYPPDATPPQVLTVRTLEKTF
- a CDS encoding CHAT domain-containing protein, which gives rise to MNAVRSIGRLLVVFPLVGAINTQAVQAQSIVPAGDGTGTDVVLEGDRFDISGGQQSGANLFHSFEKFGLNSSQIANFLSQPGIENILGRVVGGDASIINGLIQVTGGNSNLFLMNPAGIIFGAGASLNVPASFTATTATGIGIGSNWFNAAGSNNYAALTGNPNAFAFATSQPGAIINAGNLSLQPGQNFLTLLGGTVINTGQLSAPGGNITVAAIPGESVVRITQQGLLLGLDIQPLATADTQPENWTLPIPTLPQLLTGGSGGNATGVAVKNGQVVLTGSGIQINGETGTTIVSGTLDAANKAPGAAGGTVEVLGNKVALVEQAQIDVSGDGKGGTALIGGDYQGKGEVPNATQTYVGKDATIKADTINNGNGGRAIVWADEKTSFSGSISARGGKNFGNGGFVEVSGKNSLTFEGTVDLSAVQGSFGTLEIDPKNIKIVNGTGDNDGELNDGKIFKDDGNPDATFTISVEKLESISKTVANILLEATNDITIEDLSDNSLDLATSSGSTVTFKANADGIDGGSFFMNSGDTIQTQGGNLKIEAVNITTGAINTSSLKENGGSVTFLASGNIKVAGNINTYGDSVSLSAIGNITSEDISTGNGEEFVPSGYGDSAVVLSSTAGNIVVGSIDAGAGGIDITAFGIFQAKNSFNPSPSGLEIKIKPENDPELLGFLQSKNIEFDSKKGITVVTKDISSSLHARPSSDKTNEEINAPISIRYGGATTTIVSKQFDIYTPGSSTPSGKGSILIQGGNGIFIVGSEIKKGDEAFKPVEPDLPYDKTFDANFDFQEDFALLKNEIYTPLDFGSNKFPNNVSGTVGAITVGAGSNSSFYGSIQNIPFPPSVQNPNPTTNPNPNPNPNPNPNTDTGIKPNTGSGNNTNIGTNIVANTNTGTNTNTNTSNGTSTNSNSDTTTDGSDNLTTDIQLIALRNDASNSRSSDSSDRVLVFDNSLKSSLDARHANRVTRNSDGTLKLSTTEASAVCAAQLQDPRRRNLQLRDPRCLQEQPAAPIASASAQNSRKVTADQLLQQGFEQYQPNKVESAVQSWQQALRIYQELKDVPGEVAARGVLGAASLVQENYRDAIALLEPFLTMEAGNGNPTAKAQALSNLGIAYKAVGNYASAIASHQQALTIMQETKDRQGEGQVSVNLGNTYEALGEYDKAIQSYQQSLTIAREIKDPSAEGRALGNLGAIYANLGKSQQAVQSYEQSLAIARQISDKEGQGSTLANLGSAYHVQGEFTKALDYYQQSLAIAKEISNRELQHKALGNLGIAYEDLGDYPKAIEHHQKSLEIARSLGDKRGEGAALNNLGHTLFASGKLPEAEKKLRDAVEVMESLRPGLNDIQNVSVFDTQVLTYNLLQQILIAQKKEDLALEISERGRARAFVELLQQRLSPEASARSQPNLNPPTIAQIKKIAKEQNATLVEYSIVPEEEFKVQGKLRGQASELFIWVVQPTGKVAFRRVDLKPLRQQDNSFEELLANSRILYGPNLQKGESARAKLHQLLIQPIADFLPKDANSHVIFIPQGGLFLLPFPALKAPNGKYLIEQHTILTAPAIEVLDLTQQQQQRVEELHRTSLDSKNVLVVGNPTMPKMPTTKGGQTPQPLAPLPGAEREALTIAKLLNTQAIVGDKATKVEIMQQMPQARVIHLATHGLLDDIQELGIPGAIALAPSKNDNGFLTAGEIFDLKLNAELVVLSACHTGRGKITGDGVIGLSRSLISSGVPSAIVSLWAVPDEPTTLLMTEFYRTVQKNPNKAQALRFAMLATMKQHPEPLNWAAFTLIGEAQ